The region GGAGCACGACGTTGGCGCCGGCCCAGGTGTTGAGCCACAGGACGGCATCGCCAATGCCGGCGCCGGTGTCCACCAGCACGTGGTGAAAGCCGTCCTGCAGGCGATCCAGGGCGGTGGTGAGATAGGCCTGCTCCTCCAGGGAAAGCTGCACCATCTCCGGCACCCCCGAGGAGGCCGGCAGGACAAAAAAGCCCGGCGGCACCTCCACCAGGAGGCCGGCCGGATCGCGGCCCAGCTCCACAGTATCCCGGATGGTGCGGCGGACGTTCAAGCCCAGGATGACATCGACGTTGGCCAGGCCCAGATCGCCGTCCACCAGCAGGACCTTCCGGCCGGCCTGGGCCAGGGCGCAGGCCAGGTTGACGGCGCAGCTGGTCTTGCCGACCCCGCCCTTGCCGCTGGTGATACTGATGATCCGGGGCAGGGGCCCGGCGGCGCTCGCGGTGCTCATGGGCGGATGCACTCCTTCATAAGAAGACCTCAGCGGCCGGGCCGGGCGAAGAGCAGCGCCCGCTCCTCGC is a window of Thermodesulfobacteriota bacterium DNA encoding:
- a CDS encoding MinD/ParA family protein; this encodes MSTASAAGPLPRIISITSGKGGVGKTSCAVNLACALAQAGRKVLLVDGDLGLANVDVILGLNVRRTIRDTVELGRDPAGLLVEVPPGFFVLPASSGVPEMVQLSLEEQAYLTTALDRLQDGFHHVLVDTGAGIGDAVLWLNTWAGANVVLLTPDPTSMTDAYALIKVLHNRGGRQRFLLLVNSCRSRKEGEEVFANMAMVLERFLKIRPELLGIIPQDGIVARAVRQQQPFLLLDPEARASQAVRAVAERLRTLTAA